AAATACAAAATATGAATCACTCAAATTTACGGCAATCCGGTGAGAATCCGGAACGACAGCTCTGTATTGGAAGGCATACACTTCCTAAGTCAGAATGCTAATGGCAATGCGCCAGTCTGTGAATTTGGGTGATTTTTTGTTTATGTGGGAGGTGTGTGGTAACTGGGAAGCAACGCTCACAAAACACAGTTTCATGCTAATTATGCTCGTTATGGGAAGAATTACCAATATGAAAAAAGTAATTTGTTTAATATCTGCAATCATATACATTTTAGCAAAGTGGATTTTGTATTTCGAGATATTAAACAGTCAAATAGTAACTAATGCTTTAAGAGGATTATATATACTTAGTTTCGCTGCATTATTGATCATACCTTTATTGTTGATTCGAGAAGCGATAGTAACCAGAAACTGTACTTGTTTGAGAAAACATTGGTTATTAATCATTATATATTTGGGGATATTGGCTTTTACATTTTATTGTAACAGTTTTTCCTATCGGATTTTCTATAAAGTAACGACATCCGAGAAATATATCGAGGACGGAAAATATATGGTGGTGTTTAAGCATTATACAGGTATGGAAAAAATGCCTGAGAGCAGTATCACCATGCGCTGCCCTAAACAAACCTATGAGTTGCTTTATCAGGGGGTCACATTAATAGGTGCAGGTTGCGTAGATAATGGTGACGGGACAGCTGTACTAAAAGATTTTGCAGGAGTGGTTTACGAAGAAAGCGATGAAAATACATAAAAACAGAATATGAGGATATAGTCAATAGAAGCCTAGAGGTATAACTGCTGATATAAGTTTAGTTTTTGCTTGAGTTTTGATGCTTGGGAACTCACAGATACGCCTATGTTAACTATACCTGCCGCACCTCCTAATATACGACCTGCTGAAATGGAATTTTCAGGAGCCTCGTTTGATATACCTAATATTGGAGCTTATGAAGGAACTTATTAAAATGAAAAAAATCAATTGTTTTTTCGAAGCAGTAGTGATTATAGGGATAGTGTGTGCAGCGTTGGATATATCTAATATATATCACTCTTTTTCTTTAAGATAAACGTTACGGTATTGCTCATATTTATTACCAAAGAAAAACAGTAAAAGAAGCAAAGAATGTCAGTAGCGGCCTCCGAAGGAACGCCGTATTGCGAGTCAGTATATGCAGCATAAGACTAGATTATAATTGCAAACTTGGTATGATACGCTATGTGGCCCTTTCCTACCGGCGGTCTTTTATGAGGCAAATATGAAAATTTAAGACCACCCATGCGGGTGGTCTTTTCGTTGTTTTGGAACTATGATAGGTATCAGGGAATGCTGGCAAATCTGCGATATCATAGGATGTATCTGCTAATTAGAAAACACACTACTCTAAAAACAGAACCGATGGATACCTTTTCAGATCCGTGTGTGGAATAAATTTTGCTGCCTGCATGCGCACTATAAAATCCGGTATGGAAGCAAACTGTATGCAATAAAGTGTTTCTGTAAAATAGTTTATGTCTTTCAAACGCGAGCGGTCCAGCAACAGAGTACGGGCACCATCCAGAGAGGCATTGGCGATGCAGACGTATCTCTCACGAGGCAAATCCGGGAACATTCCGATGGTTATTGCCGAGTTCAGGTCTGAATGTGCAGCAAAAGCCCCTGAAAGATAACAGCGGGTAATCTCCGCTTCACTGCATCCGGCATATTCCAGAATACAATCAATCATCGTATGAGCAGCCGCCTTTGTATCAAGGTATTGGCTGAGGTCTGTTTGGGAAAAATACAGCGGTTCACCCAGGGCAGATTCCCTGGCATCGGCATAGATAACGACATACTGACTTTCTTCCGGCAAGTAAGTGATTCTTGAGGAGGCATCGGGATTGAATGTGCCGGCGATATTAATCCATCCGTGAATTCTCATCTGTGCCAGCAAGTCAATGATGCCGGAACCGCAGATTCCCACAGGCTTCTGATTGCCGATCGTTGTCACAGAAAGTTCCCCATCCTGGATTTTCACAGAATCTACCGCGCCGTTCTGGGCCCGGATACCAAAGCGGCTGATATAACCCTCCAGAGCGGGTCCGGCCGCTCCTGCTCCGGCCAGGAGCCATTCGCGGTTGCCAATCACCAATTCTCCATTTGTGCCAATATCAAAGAACAGCTTAACTTCATCACTTTGACAAAAGTCCAGATTCAAAAGTCCACTGACGATATCACCTCCGATATAATTGGACGCCGCCGGAATAATGTATACGATACCGGAAAAATCAAGCCCGATTTCCTTTCCGAAAAACCATCCGGGGGTCAGAGCAACCGGGGTGTACGGTGCGAAGAATACGGTACTGGCATCCAGCTTCAACAGGAAATGAATCATGGTGGTATTGCCGGAAATAATCATCAGAGTACAGCATTCTGCCGGAATTCCTGTTTCCTGTGTCAAACAAAGGAGCAGACGCCGGAATGTTTCGGCTGTTGCACGATGCATGTCCTCTGCATGGGAAGAAGATTCCATCGTATAAGTGATACGTGTTAAGATATCCGTTCCATATTGAATCTGCCCGTTCATTTCACTGGCCTGCGCGGCCACCTTGCCGGTATTCAAATCAATCATCTGCATAACAATGGTGGTGGAACCGTAATCCACAGCAATTCCATAATGAGTATCCCGGGTATCACCAGGCTCAACGGCAGTGACCACCCAGTCCTTTTCACGGTAAACCAGACTCACGGTAATTCGGTAATTCTCCTTCATACATGAGCGGTGAAGCTGCTGAAGCACCGCAAGCGGGATTTCTGCGGGAGAATACCCAAGAGCCGACAATGCGTCTAAGATCCTCAACTGATCACTCCTCGGGTCTTCTTCGGTCGGCGGCAATAATGTAAGATATATTTTCTCACTGGATTTCATATCCGCACCCTTCTCTGAGTTGTCCCAATCCTTACGAGAATTCATATACTCACCTTTCCCTTCTCACAAGTGTCATTTTATTAACAGTTATTTCTCTGCACTGGACGGGCCGGCTGGTTAATTGTACATTTTTCCCGCACCCGGAGCAGTGCTGCCAACGTCAGTATAATCCCAGGCGGGAGAAAGATCAAGATACTCTTGGCGAACCGTGGTATAATGGTTATCAAAGATATATCTTAGACAGTATGATAAGCATAAAATGAAGGAATACTCTTCTTAATACGATAGTCAGGGGGCTGGAAATGACAAAAAATAAAATTAAAGGTATGGAAGTTCGGACGGCCTTTTCTGTTATTATACAAAACTGGAGTGCACTGATATCTTTTGAACTGATCTATAAAATAGTGGGAATCAGCTTATTTTTTCCGTCTCTTGGTTCTGTAACGAACTATCTGCCTGACCTGATCAATGAGAGTCATCTCAGTCAGGAAAACATTGTCAGGTTATTCAGCAGTCCCGCTGCGATTTTGGTACTGTTGTGCGTTGGCGTCATGTTGGGAGCGTATCTGTATGTAGAAATTATTGCATTAACGCTATATTGCGAAAAAAGCTGGAATAGAGAAAAGATAACTGCGTGGAAACTGGTTCGCATGTCATTCATAAAAATTCTTGGCATGTTTAACATCAGGCGCGTTGCATCTTTTCTTCTGTTATTCTTTATGCCTCTTACCTTTTTCGGGACTGCCAGTGCTTTTTTACGAAAATTCAAGATTCCTGAGTTTATCATGACTGCAATTACAGACAACAGGCTATCTGTTTGTTTGCTGGCAGCGGTAATTATTTTTGTTAATTATATGTTTTTTCTTTATTTGTTTGGATATCCGACACTTCTTCTGACGGATTACTCCTTTCGTGATTCATGGAAAGTAAGTATGAATCTGTTAAAAGGAAGAAAGATACGTACGATAGGAAAACTTTTTTCTTATATTCTTGTGTTTTTGACGGTACTTAGTGTTGTGTGGATCATTGCGGTAAGCATCATCGCCGGGTTTTCCAAGTTCTTGCATGGGGCGAATGAAGGTCGATGGTATTTTGGAATGTCCTTCAATACCTTTACAGGTGTCTGGAATCTTGTGACAGGTGCAGTTCTCTCCGTGTTCTTTTGTGCCATTACAATTGTTTTATATCACTGTTACAGGGGAGAAATACGTCCCGGAGCAGTAAAGAAGACCTGGACGGTGAAGAGGGTGATAATTCGCTCGGCTGTAGTATTCACTGTGATTGTTACGCTTATTTTTATGGGGGATACTGAATTGGGCAGGCAGTTTTTCAGCTCAGACAGTTCGGGGGCAGCAGTGATCGCGCACCGTGCCGGTGCAGCTTTTGCACCGGAAAACACAGTGGCTGCATTAAATGAGGCAATTGAAGACGGGGCAGATATGGCAGAAATTGATGTTCAGCAGCTAAAAGACGGTACGCTTGTAGTTCTGCATGATACGAATTTTAAAAGAACCACGGGTGTGGACTTGAATACCTGGAATACCGAATACGGACAGGTAAAAGAGCTGGACGCAGGAAGATATTATTCTCCCCAATATGCCCGGGAACCGGTGCCTTTGCTGGAAGAGATGCTGAGGGCTGCCAAAGGAAAGATTGACCTTATGATAGAGCTCAAGACGACAGGGCATGAGAAAAGCCTTGTTGAGGATACACTTGCGCTTATTGAGAAATATGATATGGAACAGCAGTGTAATATCGCATCGATGGATCTGGATTTGCTGCGTCAGGTAAAATCATTGAAGCCTGGATTAGAAGCAACGTATATCTCGGTTTTGCTTGTATCCAGGTCCTATGATCTGCAGCAGATTGACTGTTATAGTGTGGAGACAACGTTCTTATCGAGAGAACTTGTGTTTTCGGCACATGCTCAGGGAAAACTGGTGTACGGATGGACAGCCAGCAGTGATGACACCATTGAAAAGGTACTCGGATGCGATGTTGATGGTATCGTTACAGATAATCCTCTGCTGGTGCGGTATATCATGGATACATCAGGGGAAAATCCCTTAATGGATGAGGTTACAGACATATTCTTTTAAACGAACAAAATGGGAATAAAATATGCTCTCTATATAGAACAGATTTGATGTAATCTGTTTTCTATATAGGGAGCATATTCTATTTCATAGACTCTGCCTGTATGGCACAAGGCTATTCAAACGGTACTATTTCAAGCGTTATGCAACCTGTACATTGACAGCCTGTAAACCGCGATTTCCCTGTGTGGTTTCGAAAACAACTGACTGGCCGTCTTCTAATGTTTTGTAGCCATCCATTGCAAGACCGGAAAAATGAACAAATACGTCAGATCCGTCTTCTCCTGTGATAAAACCATAACCTTTGTCTGCGTTAAACCATTTTACTGTACCCTTATTCATGAAAGATACCTCCTTAATTATAATTGCATTTTTCACTAAATAAAAAAACGCATAAACCTGTAAATCATTAATAGAATAATGACTTACAAAAATATGCGAAATCAAAACTTATTAAAAATACTTCTTTACTATAACATGAAAATAAAAAGAAGTCAAGAACAAAATGAAATATGAAAATTATATGAAGTCAGGCAGAACAATTGTACGCATGAACGTTTCTATGTATAATAAGAACATCGATGGTCTCTGCTAAGAAAATGAGCGGGCCAAAATGTATACAGAAGAAACCAACAGGAAATATTAGTAAGAGACTTTAACGGTAGTTTTCTGCACATTTAGCACATTTGGAGTCGCGGCTGCATTTAAATCGGGTCACAGAGTCGTCAAAGCGATCGCAGGTACTTTTGGTAAAAGTCACTGTATGAGTCACTTTACTGGCATCGGTTGGACATTTGTAATCATAAACTTTTGTGTAATCCATAATGAACCTCATTTCTGTATTGATGATATAATTCTATTATAGTATGAGAAAATAAAAAATTCCAGTTATTCCAGGTATTTTATAAAAAATGCAACCAAATGAACGAGTCTGACCTCTAATAAGTGTAAGACATAGGGATATTTTTTACAGAAATATAAATTATTATAAAGAATTTGTATTCGTGCTTAAGTAATGAAGATTATATGTTATAATAAAACCTGTTGAATTTTAGAGAAATTGGAGTAAAAATGTCGATGAACGAAACAGAAGATAAAAACACATCACCCGACCTGGAATCCAGAATTGATTTGGCGATGGACAAGATCATTCAGGATACAATTGGCCATATTCCGGTGTCGGAACAGATAGATAACCCGGATACAAAAAAGAAGAATAAAAAAGAGCCAAAGGTGAAAGAACCAAAGAAAATGGAAGTAAAACCGGTATTAAAAGCGCCTCCGGTGTATGCTGACACTTTGGGACCGCCTGAGGAAGAGGTAGATATGCCTGAGAAGAAAAAAGGAATTGCCGGAAAGATCATTCTTGTTCTCTTTGTATTAGCGCTGCTGTCGGGAATCGGTGTTTATGGGTATTATGCTCATAATTACAGCGACAAATTCTTTCCGGGAACGACGATCAATAATATTGACTGTGAAGGGCTGACTGCGGACCAGGCAGAAGCTCTTATAAAGAAAAAAGTAGAAGATTACCGTATTGATCTGAAGTTCAGAGGGAATGAGATTAAGAACTTTGAGGGCCAGACCATAGCTTATTCCTATGCGCCGGACGGAAGCGTTGAAAAGGCCCAAAAAGAACAGAATCCGCTGCTGTGGATTAAAGGCTATTTTGAACCGGCCCATTATGAGGTGGCAGAAAATATCACATATGACGAAAATGCACTCAGGGAACAGGTGATGGCTCTGGATTGTATGCAGCCTGAAGCGATGCAGGCCCCGGCTGATGCATATATAGCATTTCAGAACGGACATTTTGAGATCGTTCCGGAAGTAGAGGGAACCACGATCGATACCGAGGCATTTTTTGATGCCGTGAAAAAGGCGGTATCCCAAAGTGTGGCAGAGCTTTCTGCGGAAGAACAGGGGGTCTATGCACAGCCTGCAGTCCGAAGCAGTGATGAGACACTCAACAGGCAGGTGGAAGAGCTTAACTCGCTTACGACAGCCAGCATAATTTATCAGCTTCCGACGGGAGAAGAAGTGCTGAATGGAAATACGATCCGTGACTGGCTTTCTATCGATGAAAATGGTCACTATTATAAAGATGAGGCAGTTATGCAGCAGAAGATTGCGGAATATGTCGCAGATATGGCATCCCGGGTCGATACTGCCGGAAAGGACCGTCCGTTTACAACCACCAGTGGTCTTGAGATTACGGTAGGAGGGGGAGATTACGGCTGGAAGATTAATCAGTCTGAGGAAATTGCCGAGCTGACGAGAAATATAGCGAATAATGATCAGATTGCCAGAGAACCTGTTTATACAAGCCGTGAAGTTTCTACAGAAAACAACGGATTTGGCAATACTTATATCGAACTGAATCTGACAGATCAGGAACTGTATTATTATCAGGACGGTCAGATCGTTGTTCAGAGTTCGTTTGTTTCCGGGAAGATGACGAGAGACAGATACACACCACCGGGAATCTTTACCCTGACTTATAAACAGAAAGACAGGGTTCTCCGCGGAGACAAACTGCCGGATGGAAGCTATTCGTATGAGTCGCCTGTCAATTACTGGATGCCGTTCAATGGAGGAATCGGTCTCCACGATGCGTCATGGAGAGGCTCGTTCGGAGGTACAATCTATAAGAACGGGGGATCACACGGCTGTATTAACCTTCCGTATTCCAAGGCACAGGCGATATACAATATCATAACGAAAGATGTGCCGATCATATGTTTTTATACAGAACAGTATTCATTAAGATAGGCACAGAGTGTAAGGAACCGGTTCTCATAATGAGGACCGGTTTTTAATTGAGCGCAAAATTACGGATTGGGAAGATTCAGAAAATCTTGCAGGATATGGTTTAATACTAAAGAAATTATTAGGATTTCATTAAGAAACTGGGATAAACCGTACAATTGATAAAAAGTTTGCTATAATAGTCCATAAACAGCTAAGGGGAAGTCATCATGGAGAATATCAAGACAAAAAAATCAATACTGCCGTCATATGCCATTTTACCGCTGTTGTCCTGCGTGGCGGTGAATTTTACGGTTTATCTGGGAGTCAGCTGGCTGACAGAGGGACGAAAACACTATGACCTGACACTTCCGGTGGACAGAGCCGTGCCGGTGGTGCCGGAATTTGCTGCGATTTACCTGGGATGTTACATATTTTGGATTGTGAATTACCTCCTGATCGCGAAACAGGGAAAAGAGCATTGCATGCGGTTTGTAACCGCAGATATGATGTCCAGAATCATATGCGGGCTTATCTATCTGGTGCTTCCGACGACGAATGTCAGACCGGTTTTGGCGGGGGACGGATTATGGGTAACGGTTCTTCAGATGATATACCAGGCGGATCAGCCGACCAGACTTTTCCCGTCGATCCACTGCCTGGTGAGCTGGTTTTGCTATATCGGGATACGCGGTCGATCGAACGTACACAGAGGCTACCGGATATTTTCCTGTCTGTTTGCGATTTTAGTCTGTGTCTCTACGCAGATGACCAAACAGCACTATATCGTGGATGTATTCGGAGGGATTTTAGTGGCGGAGGGAACTTATTGGCTGGCAATCCATACGCAGCTTTACAGATATCCGGAAAGGTTATTTGACGCGGCCAGTCAAAAGCTTTTGTACAGACAGAGAAGATCCTGGGGGAAGGAAGGTGAATCGTGACAAGCAGAAAGAAAAAGATCGTAAACACTGTATTTCTCCTGCTTGTGTTTTTACTGACGGTTTACAGTGTATTCAGGGGTGAGGATCTGCATGAAGTGGTACGGGAGATCATGCGGGTGAATCCATGGTATCTGCTTCCGGGAGTGTTCGGTGTTGTGTTTTTTATCTGGGGTGAGTCCATTATTATTCATTACCTGTTTGGAACGCTGGATATTCATGAGAAAAAATGGACCTGTTTTCTGTATTCATGTGTGGGATTCTTTTTCAGCGCCATAACGCCGTCTGCGAGCGGGGGACAACCCATGCAGATCTATTATATGCGAAAGCATAAAATACCGGTTCCTGTTTCCACGCTGGTGCTGATGATTGTTACGATAACCTATAAACTGGTTCTGGTGGGCGTAGGGCTTTTTGTGGCATTTTTTCAGCGGGGGTTTGTAAGCCGGTATCTGGAAGGAATTCTGCCGGTTTTTTATCTGGGAGTGTTTCTGAATGTGATCTGCTGTATTGCCATGTCGGTCCTGGCGTTTCATCCGGTCCTGGCAAAATTCATCGTGATGAAATGTCTGGGTATGCTGGAGCGTATTCACATTCTTAAACACAGGCCGGAGCGTGCTCAGAAAATGGAAGCATCCATGGATCAGTATAATGCGACGGCATCGTATCTGAGAAGCCATATGAGAGTGATTGTCAATGTACTGGCGATAACTTTTCTGCAGCGGTTTGCCTTGTTTTTTGTCACATGGTTTGTATACAAGGCACTGGGACTTCACGGAGCACACATTTATGATGTTGTGATGCTCCAAGCTGTGATATCGGTCTCGGTTGATATGCTGCCTTTGCCAGGCGGGATGGGGATCAGTGAAAACCTGTTTCTGATTATTTTCAAGACCATTTTTGCGGCAGGGCTGCTGCTTCCGGGAATGGTTTTGAGCAGGGGAATCGCATTTTATGTGCAGCTGCTGCTCAGCGCAGGTATGACTTTATTTGCCCATTTGACGATTGGGCGGGAGACTTTAGATAAAACGTGATTGGGGAAAAGAGAAAAATGATAGGATTTTATAATTATACAGTGGTTTTAACATACATAAGCCTCGCATCATCTGTATTTGGAATGACGCAGGCCATTCATGGGCGGTTTAAGACGGCGATTCTCTGTCTGGCGATTTCCGGACTGTGTGACATGTTTGACGGGAAGATTGCCCGTACCAAGAAAGACCGGACAGAAGATGAAAAGGCGTTTGGCATACAGATTGATTCACTGTGTGATGTCGTCTGCTTTGGCGCATTCCCGGCATTGATCTGTTATCTGCTGGGAGTTCGGGGACCGCTTGGTATTGCAGTTATCATACTGTACTGTGTGAATTCCGTGATCAGGCTTGCATATTTTAATGTCATGGAAATGAGGGATGCGCTGGTGACGGCTGATGGAGAAAAATTTTACCGGGGTCTGCCCATTACTTCTATGGCGGTAGTTCTTCCTCTGGTATTTATGATCCAGTTTTTTGTACCGGACTGGGTCTTCAGGATATGCCTGCATCTGGCGCTCCTCGGTGTCGGGGTGCTGTTTGTCGTGAACTTCAGGCTCAGGAAACCTAAGAACAGCACTCTGGCAATTCTGGTGTCGGTGGTAGGGATCGCGGTGCTGATCATGATTATTTTTACGAACTATCGGGTCAGGCTTCATGCGGGCTGGCCATGGCTGTGCAGGAAGTACCCTGCGTAGCAGAGATGAGAGGTATTCTATATGAAATATATTGACAGAAACGGCAGGGTGAAGAGTGAAGAGACAACACAGGACAGGATGCTCAGCTGGCTCTATTCTCACCGTATTGGAAGAGAAATGCTGAAATTTCTGGTGCGTCCGGGATTATCAAAGGCAGGCGGATGGTTTCTTGAACGGCCGTGGTCTAAGGTTTTGATCGCACCCTTTGTCAGGAAAAATCAGATTGATATGACGTGTTACCAGGAACAGGAATACCGTTCTTACAATGATTTTTTTACCAGGAAAATAAAACCGCAGTACCGTCCCTGGGAAGGAAGCGAAAAAACACTGGTATGTCCGTGTGACGGAAAGCTGAGTGTGTATCCGATCTCGCAAAAGGGAGGCACAGAGAGCAGCTTCTGCATTAAAAATACTTTTTATACGGTAAGTTCTCTTCTGCAGTCAGATAAACTGGCTGAACGGTATGAGGGAGGATGGGCCTGCGTATTTCGTCTGACGGTGGACGACTATCACCGTTACTGCTATATTGATGACGGAAAAAAGTCAAAGAATCATCGGATCCCGGGTGTCTTTCATACGGTTAACCCAGCAGCAGGCGATGTGCTGCCGATCTACAAGGAGAACACCAGAGAATATTCTCTTCTTAAAAGCCGGCATTTTAAAACGGTTGTCATGATGGAGGTAGGAGCTCTGATGGTGGGACGCATCACCAATTACCACGGGGCGTGCCCCGTGAAGCGGGGCCAGGAAAAAGGAAGGTTTGAGTTTGGGGGCTCTACGGTGGTTCTTCTGTTCCAGGATGGAGCGGTAAGCATTGATGATCGCTTGATACATAATACCGAAAAAGGTTATGAGACAATCGTAAAGATGGGCGAGAGGATAGGCGAAGCATAAGAAAAAATCCCGGTGAAGGGATTTTTTTCTTTATATCAGATGATACCGCGACATAGCCTTTCCTCCTCCTGTGCTGTCAAAAAAGGTTTGTTAAATCCAGTGGACTGTGGATGATATAATCCGGATTTTCAACTTCACCAAATCCATAGGAGGCAAATACGAATGGTATCTGAGGCCCCGCCTCTTTTACCGCTCTGTAATCCCCGGCCGTGTCGCCGACATAGGCGGGGGACTTTAAGTCATGCCTGCGGATAATCTCAAGGATATTGTCAGCTTTGGCGTTTCCAGTATCGCCCGGACATAAATGGTCTTTGATATAGCAGCCGAAACCGGTGCATTCCAGAAAAGTCTCGATATAACCGGCTTCGCAGTTGCTGACAAGAAACAGCGGGTAGCGCCCGGACAGTATCTCAAAGACCTGTGACCAGGCTGGATACAGCGGCGCACCATATTTTCTGAGCAGTTCATGTTCGTGTTCGCAGCACAGGTCGATCAGTTCGAGCTGCCTGTCGGGTGTTTCGTCTGAAAATAAAATGCTGGCGATATCCGGCAGTGTTCTGCCAAACACAGATTTCAGAAGGCCGGGGGTGATCGTGAGATTCAGAGATGTTTTTGCTGCCAGCACCTCCGTCCATGCCCTGGCGACTATTTCCGTGGAATCCCAGAGTGTTCCGTCTACATCGAATATTATACTGTCAGTCATAAGTTTTATCCTCCCATTCTGGACTTTATTTTATAGAGAATCCCTGGAAAATGCAATCTTTATTTCTGCGGGCAGCGAGCCAGCCTTGACTTTCCTTTTTATAATGTCCATGTTATAATGAGAACGCAAAGTGTTTGGATCAAAAGAAGACGGAGAACAGTTGTGAAAGAATATGAAAACACTGAAAAACTGAGGTGCATTGTTGAGCCGC
The Ruminococcus gauvreauii genome window above contains:
- a CDS encoding HAD family hydrolase yields the protein MTDSIIFDVDGTLWDSTEIVARAWTEVLAAKTSLNLTITPGLLKSVFGRTLPDIASILFSDETPDRQLELIDLCCEHEHELLRKYGAPLYPAWSQVFEILSGRYPLFLVSNCEAGYIETFLECTGFGCYIKDHLCPGDTGNAKADNILEIIRRHDLKSPAYVGDTAGDYRAVKEAGPQIPFVFASYGFGEVENPDYIIHSPLDLTNLF
- a CDS encoding cold-shock protein, which produces MNKGTVKWFNADKGYGFITGEDGSDVFVHFSGLAMDGYKTLEDGQSVVFETTQGNRGLQAVNVQVA
- a CDS encoding ASKHA domain-containing protein, translated to MKSSEKIYLTLLPPTEEDPRSDQLRILDALSALGYSPAEIPLAVLQQLHRSCMKENYRITVSLVYREKDWVVTAVEPGDTRDTHYGIAVDYGSTTIVMQMIDLNTGKVAAQASEMNGQIQYGTDILTRITYTMESSSHAEDMHRATAETFRRLLLCLTQETGIPAECCTLMIISGNTTMIHFLLKLDASTVFFAPYTPVALTPGWFFGKEIGLDFSGIVYIIPAASNYIGGDIVSGLLNLDFCQSDEVKLFFDIGTNGELVIGNREWLLAGAGAAGPALEGYISRFGIRAQNGAVDSVKIQDGELSVTTIGNQKPVGICGSGIIDLLAQMRIHGWINIAGTFNPDASSRITYLPEESQYVVIYADARESALGEPLYFSQTDLSQYLDTKAAAHTMIDCILEYAGCSEAEITRCYLSGAFAAHSDLNSAITIGMFPDLPRERYVCIANASLDGARTLLLDRSRLKDINYFTETLYCIQFASIPDFIVRMQAAKFIPHTDLKRYPSVLFLE
- a CDS encoding phosphatase PAP2 family protein, which encodes MENIKTKKSILPSYAILPLLSCVAVNFTVYLGVSWLTEGRKHYDLTLPVDRAVPVVPEFAAIYLGCYIFWIVNYLLIAKQGKEHCMRFVTADMMSRIICGLIYLVLPTTNVRPVLAGDGLWVTVLQMIYQADQPTRLFPSIHCLVSWFCYIGIRGRSNVHRGYRIFSCLFAILVCVSTQMTKQHYIVDVFGGILVAEGTYWLAIHTQLYRYPERLFDAASQKLLYRQRRSWGKEGES
- a CDS encoding glycerophosphodiester phosphodiesterase family protein, with translation MTKNKIKGMEVRTAFSVIIQNWSALISFELIYKIVGISLFFPSLGSVTNYLPDLINESHLSQENIVRLFSSPAAILVLLCVGVMLGAYLYVEIIALTLYCEKSWNREKITAWKLVRMSFIKILGMFNIRRVASFLLLFFMPLTFFGTASAFLRKFKIPEFIMTAITDNRLSVCLLAAVIIFVNYMFFLYLFGYPTLLLTDYSFRDSWKVSMNLLKGRKIRTIGKLFSYILVFLTVLSVVWIIAVSIIAGFSKFLHGANEGRWYFGMSFNTFTGVWNLVTGAVLSVFFCAITIVLYHCYRGEIRPGAVKKTWTVKRVIIRSAVVFTVIVTLIFMGDTELGRQFFSSDSSGAAVIAHRAGAAFAPENTVAALNEAIEDGADMAEIDVQQLKDGTLVVLHDTNFKRTTGVDLNTWNTEYGQVKELDAGRYYSPQYAREPVPLLEEMLRAAKGKIDLMIELKTTGHEKSLVEDTLALIEKYDMEQQCNIASMDLDLLRQVKSLKPGLEATYISVLLVSRSYDLQQIDCYSVETTFLSRELVFSAHAQGKLVYGWTASSDDTIEKVLGCDVDGIVTDNPLLVRYIMDTSGENPLMDEVTDIFF
- a CDS encoding phosphatidylserine decarboxylase encodes the protein MKYIDRNGRVKSEETTQDRMLSWLYSHRIGREMLKFLVRPGLSKAGGWFLERPWSKVLIAPFVRKNQIDMTCYQEQEYRSYNDFFTRKIKPQYRPWEGSEKTLVCPCDGKLSVYPISQKGGTESSFCIKNTFYTVSSLLQSDKLAERYEGGWACVFRLTVDDYHRYCYIDDGKKSKNHRIPGVFHTVNPAAGDVLPIYKENTREYSLLKSRHFKTVVMMEVGALMVGRITNYHGACPVKRGQEKGRFEFGGSTVVLLFQDGAVSIDDRLIHNTEKGYETIVKMGERIGEA
- a CDS encoding CDP-alcohol phosphatidyltransferase family protein: MIGFYNYTVVLTYISLASSVFGMTQAIHGRFKTAILCLAISGLCDMFDGKIARTKKDRTEDEKAFGIQIDSLCDVVCFGAFPALICYLLGVRGPLGIAVIILYCVNSVIRLAYFNVMEMRDALVTADGEKFYRGLPITSMAVVLPLVFMIQFFVPDWVFRICLHLALLGVGVLFVVNFRLRKPKNSTLAILVSVVGIAVLIMIIFTNYRVRLHAGWPWLCRKYPA
- a CDS encoding lysylphosphatidylglycerol synthase transmembrane domain-containing protein, with translation MTSRKKKIVNTVFLLLVFLLTVYSVFRGEDLHEVVREIMRVNPWYLLPGVFGVVFFIWGESIIIHYLFGTLDIHEKKWTCFLYSCVGFFFSAITPSASGGQPMQIYYMRKHKIPVPVSTLVLMIVTITYKLVLVGVGLFVAFFQRGFVSRYLEGILPVFYLGVFLNVICCIAMSVLAFHPVLAKFIVMKCLGMLERIHILKHRPERAQKMEASMDQYNATASYLRSHMRVIVNVLAITFLQRFALFFVTWFVYKALGLHGAHIYDVVMLQAVISVSVDMLPLPGGMGISENLFLIIFKTIFAAGLLLPGMVLSRGIAFYVQLLLSAGMTLFAHLTIGRETLDKT
- a CDS encoding L,D-transpeptidase family protein — its product is MNETEDKNTSPDLESRIDLAMDKIIQDTIGHIPVSEQIDNPDTKKKNKKEPKVKEPKKMEVKPVLKAPPVYADTLGPPEEEVDMPEKKKGIAGKIILVLFVLALLSGIGVYGYYAHNYSDKFFPGTTINNIDCEGLTADQAEALIKKKVEDYRIDLKFRGNEIKNFEGQTIAYSYAPDGSVEKAQKEQNPLLWIKGYFEPAHYEVAENITYDENALREQVMALDCMQPEAMQAPADAYIAFQNGHFEIVPEVEGTTIDTEAFFDAVKKAVSQSVAELSAEEQGVYAQPAVRSSDETLNRQVEELNSLTTASIIYQLPTGEEVLNGNTIRDWLSIDENGHYYKDEAVMQQKIAEYVADMASRVDTAGKDRPFTTTSGLEITVGGGDYGWKINQSEEIAELTRNIANNDQIAREPVYTSREVSTENNGFGNTYIELNLTDQELYYYQDGQIVVQSSFVSGKMTRDRYTPPGIFTLTYKQKDRVLRGDKLPDGSYSYESPVNYWMPFNGGIGLHDASWRGSFGGTIYKNGGSHGCINLPYSKAQAIYNIITKDVPIICFYTEQYSLR